In one Sphingomonas sanguinis genomic region, the following are encoded:
- a CDS encoding helix-turn-helix transcriptional regulator, with amino-acid sequence MNNHLRTLRAERGWSQQDLAERLEVSRQSVNAIETGRYDPSLPLAFKIAELFGCAIEDIFVSPSKG; translated from the coding sequence GTGAACAACCACCTCCGCACCCTGCGGGCCGAACGCGGCTGGAGCCAGCAGGACCTGGCTGAGCGGCTGGAGGTCAGCCGCCAGAGCGTCAACGCGATCGAGACGGGGCGCTACGATCCCTCGCTCCCCCTCGCCTTCAAGATCGCCGAGCTGTTCGGTTGCGCGATCGAGGACATCTTCGTCAGCCCGTCCAAAGGCTGA
- a CDS encoding DUF6356 family protein, translated as MFRRLFTEHPQSVGESYVEHFGVAARFGGIMILGGLGAIVHAVVPGLCTTTGSDTVARLHAEMVAKRRKKQAAQAQMKSVEYVI; from the coding sequence ATGTTCCGCCGCCTGTTTACCGAGCATCCCCAGAGCGTCGGCGAAAGCTATGTCGAGCATTTCGGTGTCGCGGCGCGATTCGGGGGGATCATGATCCTCGGCGGGCTGGGCGCAATCGTCCATGCGGTCGTGCCGGGGCTGTGCACTACGACGGGCAGCGACACGGTTGCCCGGCTCCATGCCGAGATGGTGGCCAAGCGGCGCAAGAAGCAGGCCGCACAGGCGCAGATGAAGAGCGTGGAATATGTGATCTGA
- a CDS encoding alpha/beta hydrolase produces MTDTLAPRPKLAYNWTPGTGPAIVFLPGYASDMQGSKALALEEWAQANGRAFLRFDYGGCGESEGAFEDQALADWRDDVVAMLDDVVKGPAVLVGSSMGGWLMLLAAAARPDQVKALVGIAPAPDFTDWGFSEEEKMTILQAGRLERPNPYGPAPTVYTRRFWSSGEANRLTFGPITFDGPVRLLQGMADPDVPWHRTTHLAQLFRSADVQTVLIKDGDHRLSRDADIALLIRAVEDVLHRL; encoded by the coding sequence ATGACCGACACCCTCGCCCCCCGCCCCAAGCTTGCCTACAATTGGACGCCGGGGACCGGCCCCGCGATCGTCTTCCTGCCGGGCTATGCCTCGGACATGCAGGGGTCGAAGGCGCTGGCGCTGGAGGAATGGGCTCAGGCGAACGGCCGTGCCTTCCTGCGCTTCGACTATGGCGGCTGCGGCGAGTCGGAGGGCGCGTTCGAGGATCAGGCGCTGGCCGACTGGCGCGACGATGTGGTCGCGATGCTGGACGATGTGGTGAAGGGTCCGGCGGTGCTGGTCGGATCGTCGATGGGCGGCTGGCTGATGCTGCTCGCCGCAGCCGCCCGGCCGGATCAGGTCAAGGCGCTGGTCGGCATCGCCCCCGCGCCCGACTTCACCGACTGGGGCTTTTCCGAAGAGGAGAAGATGACGATTCTCCAGGCCGGGCGGCTGGAGCGCCCCAACCCCTACGGCCCCGCCCCCACCGTCTATACCCGCCGCTTCTGGTCGTCGGGCGAGGCCAACCGGCTGACGTTTGGTCCGATTACGTTCGACGGGCCGGTGCGGCTGCTGCAGGGCATGGCCGACCCCGATGTGCCTTGGCATCGGACCACCCATCTGGCGCAGCTGTTCCGTTCAGCCGATGTGCAGACTGTCTTGATCAAGGACGGGGACCACCGGCTGTCGCGCGATGCCGATATCGCGCTGCTGATCCGGGCCGTCGAGGACGTGTTGCACCGCCTATGA
- a CDS encoding tetratricopeptide repeat protein translates to MILLSLALAAAVQSAPAKTPPLPTDPREARYQRCVSLADRDPAAAKVEAGKWRLAGGDYFAQQCLGLAFATERNWAAAADAFQQAARAAETAHDVRAANYWAQAGNAFLAAGDAPHARAALDAALAAGELSGFALGEAQLDRARASVAGGQMAAARVDLDAALTNAPADPLAWLLSATLARRMKDLPRAQKDIAQALARSADDASVQLEAGNIAAVAGDEAGARKAWSEAARLAPPDSPIRAETAKALSQFPSR, encoded by the coding sequence ATGATCCTGCTCTCCCTGGCGCTCGCCGCCGCCGTCCAGTCCGCCCCCGCCAAGACGCCGCCCCTGCCCACCGACCCGCGCGAGGCTCGGTATCAGCGCTGCGTGTCGCTGGCCGATCGCGATCCCGCCGCCGCCAAGGTCGAGGCGGGCAAGTGGCGGCTGGCGGGCGGCGACTATTTCGCGCAGCAATGCCTGGGGCTGGCCTTTGCGACCGAGCGCAACTGGGCGGCGGCGGCGGACGCTTTTCAACAGGCCGCCCGCGCCGCCGAGACCGCGCATGACGTGCGCGCCGCCAATTACTGGGCGCAGGCGGGCAATGCCTTTCTGGCCGCCGGAGACGCCCCCCATGCCCGCGCCGCGCTGGATGCCGCGCTGGCGGCAGGCGAGTTGAGCGGCTTCGCGCTGGGCGAGGCGCAGCTCGACCGGGCGCGCGCCTCGGTCGCGGGCGGGCAGATGGCCGCCGCGCGAGTCGATCTGGATGCGGCGCTGACCAACGCCCCTGCCGATCCGCTTGCCTGGCTGCTCTCGGCGACGCTGGCGCGGCGGATGAAGGACCTGCCCCGCGCACAGAAGGATATCGCCCAGGCGCTGGCCCGCTCCGCCGACGATGCCAGCGTGCAACTGGAGGCGGGCAATATCGCCGCCGTCGCGGGCGACGAGGCAGGCGCGCGCAAGGCGTGGAGCGAGGCCGCCCGCCTCGCCCCGCCCGACAGCCCGATCCGCGCCGAGACGGCCAAGGCGCTCTCGCAATTCCCGTCCCGCTAA
- a CDS encoding VOC family protein produces MRYLHTMIRVSDLDASIRFFELLGLKEVRRVDNERGRFSLIFLAAPGDEGRAEVELTHNWDPEIYTGGRNFGHLAYRVDDIYATCQRLMDAGIIINRPPRDGHMAFVKTPDGISIELLQDGALPPAEPWVSMPNVGSW; encoded by the coding sequence ATGCGCTATCTCCACACCATGATCCGCGTCAGCGATCTCGACGCCAGCATCCGCTTCTTCGAGCTGCTGGGCCTTAAGGAGGTCCGCCGCGTGGACAATGAGCGCGGGCGTTTCTCGCTGATCTTCCTGGCCGCGCCGGGCGACGAAGGCCGGGCCGAGGTCGAGCTGACCCACAATTGGGACCCCGAAATCTATACCGGCGGTCGCAATTTCGGCCACCTGGCCTACCGCGTCGACGATATCTACGCGACGTGCCAGCGGCTGATGGATGCCGGGATCATCATCAACCGTCCCCCGCGCGACGGGCATATGGCCTTCGTCAAGACGCCCGACGGCATCTCGATCGAACTGTTGCAGGACGGTGCGCTGCCGCCGGCCGAACCTTGGGTCTCGATGCCCAATGTCGGAAGCTGGTAA
- the gloB gene encoding hydroxyacylglutathione hydrolase has product MEIVRVPVLSDNYAWLIHDAGQTVALDPGEAAPVAAAAAARGWTIDQVWLTHWHPDHVGGAAALKAQGARVAGPAAEAAKIDGLDTLLDEGDTIAVGDAVATIWSVPGHTAGHIAFHIADRATIFTGDTLFAMGCGRLFEGTAAQMHANMRRFAGLPGDTRVYCGHEYTLSNARFAAAVEPDNDAIAERLADVVAMREQGEPTIPTTIALERATNPFLRSVDADELAQRRAAKDAFKG; this is encoded by the coding sequence ATGGAAATCGTTCGAGTCCCCGTCCTCTCCGACAATTATGCCTGGCTGATCCATGACGCCGGGCAGACCGTCGCGCTCGACCCCGGCGAGGCCGCGCCCGTCGCGGCGGCGGCCGCCGCGCGCGGCTGGACGATCGATCAGGTCTGGCTGACCCATTGGCATCCCGATCATGTCGGCGGTGCCGCCGCGTTGAAGGCGCAAGGGGCCCGCGTCGCGGGTCCGGCGGCGGAGGCGGCGAAGATCGACGGGCTCGACACGCTGCTGGACGAAGGCGACACCATCGCGGTCGGTGATGCGGTGGCGACCATCTGGTCGGTGCCCGGCCATACGGCGGGCCATATCGCCTTTCACATCGCCGACCGGGCGACGATCTTCACCGGCGACACGCTGTTCGCCATGGGATGCGGGCGGCTGTTCGAGGGGACGGCGGCGCAGATGCACGCCAATATGCGCCGGTTCGCGGGGCTGCCGGGCGACACGCGCGTCTATTGCGGTCACGAATACACCCTGTCCAACGCCCGCTTCGCCGCCGCCGTGGAGCCTGACAATGACGCCATCGCCGAGCGGCTGGCCGATGTCGTCGCGATGCGCGAACAGGGCGAGCCGACCATTCCGACGACCATCGCGCTGGAGCGGGCGACCAACCCCTTTCTCCGCTCGGTCGATGCGGACGAACTGGCGCAGCGCCGTGCAGCCAAGGACGCGTTCAAGGGTTAA